Proteins encoded by one window of Cyclobacteriaceae bacterium:
- the msrA gene encoding peptide-methionine (S)-S-oxide reductase MsrA → MKHFMTILLLIGLTTSYAQQTKSTPSNMTNKLAIATFGGGCFWCTEAVFQRVKGVEKVVSGYAGGKVKNPTYKEVTSGLTGHAEVIQITYNPTLITYPELLEIFWGTHDPTTLNRQGADVGTQYRSVIFYHSAEQKELASAYKHKLDASGAFDRPIVTEISQAGDFYPAEDYHQNYFNLNGNAPYCTYVIQPKLEKFKKVFSEKLKQ, encoded by the coding sequence ATGAAACATTTCATGACCATTTTGCTGCTCATTGGTTTAACAACCAGTTATGCCCAGCAGACTAAATCAACACCATCCAACATGACAAACAAATTAGCGATAGCCACCTTTGGCGGGGGCTGCTTCTGGTGTACAGAGGCTGTATTTCAGCGCGTAAAAGGAGTAGAAAAAGTAGTATCCGGATATGCCGGGGGTAAAGTGAAAAACCCTACTTACAAAGAGGTAACTTCCGGACTTACCGGGCATGCCGAAGTGATTCAAATAACCTATAATCCCACCTTGATCACGTATCCGGAACTGCTTGAAATATTCTGGGGCACACACGACCCCACTACCCTAAACCGGCAAGGTGCCGATGTGGGAACCCAGTACCGTTCAGTCATATTCTACCATTCTGCTGAGCAAAAGGAACTGGCCAGCGCCTACAAGCACAAATTGGATGCTTCCGGGGCATTTGACCGTCCAATTGTCACCGAAATAAGCCAGGCAGGGGATTTTTACCCGGCTGAAGACTACCACCAAAATTATTTTAACCTGAATGGCAATGCGCCATACTGCACCTACGTTATACAGCCCAAGCTGGAAAAATTCAAAAAAGTGTTCAGCGAAAAGCTTAAACAGTAA
- a CDS encoding alpha/beta hydrolase-fold protein → MRFFLCVSIWFVAIVLHAQDYSHLQTTLTSLSSADSTTRENTWQELIKSNQIPLTLADSVLFLYRGEAKTVAWMGDFNGWGYDKEFKNQGTQIPGSDIWYLKTSFPKDARLDYKILINGTDWIVDPNNPNQQWSGVGGGSPNSELRMPEWKADPIMIPRENIARGTLEKDILFNSKTLGYQVTYSIYYPAHYNQDTVYPVLYVTDGYEYLHERLGNMKVILDNLIADERIKPLVVIFIDHREPVNRSNNRRMMELAMNSRYLNFIADEFIAEIEKQHTISKARADRAILGSSMGGLTAAYFAFSRPEVFGMAGIQSPAFWFKPDIYSLCDNPENPPVKVFMTTGTIKDAEEGARKMKAILEKNTCTYQYFETNQGHSWGNFRDSIDDILLYFFPAGS, encoded by the coding sequence ATGAGGTTTTTCCTATGTGTTAGCATTTGGTTTGTTGCAATCGTCCTGCATGCACAGGATTATTCGCACCTGCAAACAACACTCACTTCTTTATCCTCAGCCGATTCGACAACTCGCGAAAACACCTGGCAAGAATTGATCAAGTCAAATCAAATTCCGCTTACGCTTGCCGATTCAGTCCTATTCCTTTATCGGGGTGAAGCAAAAACCGTAGCCTGGATGGGCGACTTCAACGGCTGGGGGTACGACAAAGAATTTAAAAATCAAGGCACGCAAATTCCCGGTAGCGACATCTGGTATTTAAAAACTTCTTTTCCGAAGGATGCACGGCTGGATTATAAAATCCTGATCAACGGTACCGATTGGATTGTTGATCCAAATAATCCAAATCAACAATGGTCGGGTGTGGGCGGTGGAAGCCCAAACTCTGAGCTGCGCATGCCTGAATGGAAGGCTGATCCCATCATGATTCCCCGTGAAAATATTGCCCGCGGAACCTTGGAAAAAGATATCCTCTTCAACAGCAAAACACTGGGCTACCAGGTTACCTACTCCATCTACTATCCTGCCCACTACAATCAAGATACCGTATACCCGGTATTGTATGTAACCGATGGTTATGAATACCTGCATGAACGATTGGGCAATATGAAGGTGATTCTGGATAACCTGATTGCCGATGAGAGAATCAAACCCCTCGTTGTCATTTTTATTGACCATCGCGAGCCGGTTAATCGTTCGAACAACCGCAGGATGATGGAGCTGGCTATGAACAGCCGCTACCTGAATTTTATTGCTGATGAATTTATTGCTGAAATCGAAAAACAACACACCATCTCCAAAGCTCGTGCCGACCGCGCTATTTTGGGCAGTTCAATGGGTGGACTAACCGCTGCTTACTTCGCCTTTTCGCGACCAGAGGTATTTGGGATGGCCGGTATCCAATCCCCTGCATTCTGGTTTAAACCCGACATCTATAGCTTGTGCGATAATCCGGAAAATCCTCCCGTAAAGGTTTTTATGACTACCGGCACCATTAAAGACGCAGAAGAAGGAGCCCGGAAAATGAAAGCCATTCTCGAGAAAAATACCTGCACCTATCAGTATTTCGAAACCAATCAAGGGCACTCCTGGGGTAATTTCCGCGATAGCATTGACGATATCCTCCTGTATTTCTTCCCAGCAGGTTCGTAA